The Nocardia sp. NBC_00508 nucleotide sequence TCGCCTCGGCCATCTCGCGGCCGTCGGCCTTCAGGCCGGTCATGTGATAGGCGTTGCACCTGGTCGCGTACCCGGAGATCTCGGCGTAGATGCGCGCGCCGCGCTTGCGGGCGCTCTCGTACTCCTCCAGCACGAACATCGCAGCGCCCTCGGCGAGCACGAAACCGTTGCGCGAGTTGTCGAACGGCCGCGAGGCCACCTCCGCCTCGTCATTGCGCGGCGTGGTCGCCTTGATCGCGTCGAAGCAGGCCACCACGATCGGCGTGATCGGGGTGTCCGACGCGCCCGCCACCATGACGTCGGCGGAACCTTCCCGGATCAACTGCACCGCGTGGCCCACCGAGTCCAGGCCCGACGTGCAGCCGTTGGAGACCATCGCCACGGGGCCCTCGGCCCGCACGCTCCAGGCCACTTCCGCGGGCATCACGCTGGGCACCATGTAGTCGAACATGTGCGGCGAGAGATACGACTCGTCGACCAGCCAGTTCTTCCCGGAGTCCGACAGCACCAGGTATTCGCGCTCCAGACTGGTGGCCGCAGCGACCGCACTGCCGAGGCTCACGCCGAGCCGGTGCGGGTCGACCGCGGCGACGTCGAGTCCGCTGTCGGCCACCGCCTCCCGCGCACAGACCACGGCGAACTGCACCGCGCGGTCCATGCGCCGAATCTCTCTGGGCGACAATCCCTCCCGGACGGGGTCGAAATCCGCCTCGCCCGCGACCTGGGACCGGTACGGTGAGGCGTCGAAGAACGAAATCCGGCGCGTCGCGGTGCGGCCTTCGGACAGCAGCTTCCAGAACTCGTCCTTGCCCGACCCACCGGGTGCGCGGACACCGAGTCCGGTGACGACAACGCGGCGGCTCATCGCGCACCACCGGATGCGTGGGTGTTCATGGCGTTATCTCCCTTCGATCGTGCGACCAAGCATCGGGGGCGGTGCTCGAACCTCGCTCGAGCCGAGGAGTCGAGTTGTTCTCTAGCGGGGGCGCGCAGGCTGTCGCTGTGATCGCCCGGCCGGCGCTGTCCGGACCGATCACCCGTTCCCCGAGCACAGGAGACACGCGTGATGAAGTCAGCACACCGCCCCGACGGCGCCGCGGACTGGGTGCTCTGCCCGGCATGCCTGATCCCGCTGTACGGCAAGCGATTCGCCCGCGATCTCGGCGTGTGCGGCGAATGCGGCAGGCACACACCGATCACCGCCGAGCAGCGCATCGTCCAGCTCGCCGACCAGGGCCGGTTCGAGCCGCTGCCCGGGACCGCGACCGACGACGACCCGCTGAGCTTCACCGACACCAAGCCCTACCGGGATCGGCTGGCCGCCGCTCGCGCCCGCACCGGCATGCACGACGCGGTCCTGTGCGCGCACGCCACGGTCGAAGGGCACCCGGTGGTGATTGCCGCGATGGACTTCCGCTTCCTCGGCGGCAGCCTCGGCACCGCGGTCGGCGAGATGATCACCGCGGCGGCCGAAACGGCGCTCGCGCAGCGTATTCCGCTACTCATCGTCACCGCGTCCGGCGGCGCGCGGATGCAGGAGGGCCCGCTGTCGCTGATGCAGATGGCCAAGACGAGTGCGGCGCTGGAACAGTTGGACCGGGCGGGCATCCTCACCGTCACCCTGATCACCGACCCCACCTACGGCGGCGTCGCGGCGTCCTTCGCCACTCTGACCGACGTGCTCATCGCCGAGCCGGGCGCACGCCTCGGATTCGCCGGACGGCGGGTGATCGAGCAGACCATTCGCCAGGAGTTGGCGCCGAAGTTCCAGACCGCCGAATTCCTGCTGGAACGCGGGTTGATCGACATGATCGTGCCGCGCGCGGGCCTGCGCCAGGCGCTCGGTGGACTGCTGCGGGTCGCGGCGCTGGTCGATCCGACCGAAAGCTTGGTTTCCGCGGACCCGGGTGTCATCACCGATCCGGACCGCCTCGCCGAGAACGATCCCTGGGCGCAGGTGCGCCGTGCGCGCACGCCCCAGCGGCCGACCGCGCTCGACTACTTCGCACTCGCCTTCGACGAGTTCCGTGAGCTGCGCGGCGACCGGATCTCCGGTGACTGCCCCGCTGTGGTCGGCGGAACGGCCTGGCTCGGCACGCAACCGGTGATGGTGATCGGGCACCAGAAGGGTCACGAGCCGAAAGAGCTGATGGAACGCAACTTCGGCATGCCGACACCCGCCGGGTATCGCAAGGCGGCACGACTCATGCGTATGGCCGAGAAGCTGGGTCTGCCCGTCATCACCCTGATCGACACGCCGGGTGCCTATCCCGGCGCGACCGCCGAGGAGCAGGGTCAGGCGATCGTCATCGCGGAGAACATCCGGCTGATGTCCGCGCTGCGGGTGCCGGTGGTCAGCGTGGTCATCGGCGAGGGTGGCAGCGGGGGAGCGCTGGCGCTCGGCGTCGCCAACCGGGTGCTGATGTTCGCCAACGGAACGTACTCGGTGATCAGTCCGGAGGGCTGTGCGGCGATCGTCTGGAACGACCCCGCGGCGGCGCCGAAGGCCGCGGCCGCGCTCGCGCTGACCGCCAGGGACTTGCTTCGGCTCGGGGTGGTCGACGCAGTGCTGCCGGAGCCGGGCGACGATGTCGCTGCCGCTCCGGTGGCCGCTGCCGAGCAGTTGTATCGCGCACTGGCCGCGACGCTCGGCGAGCTCGTCGGGCGCAGCGGTGTGGAGCTGGCCGACGAGCGCCGCGCCCGGTTCCGGCGGTTCGGTGCACGGCCGCAGGTGCTCGTCCGGTCGGTGGCGTAGGGGCTGGGACCATGTTCGAGAAGATCCTGATCGCCAATCGCGGCGAGATCGCGCTGCGCGTCGCGCGCACGTGCCGTGAACTCGGCATCCGCACCGTCGCGGTGCACTCGGTCGCCGACGCCGACTCGGCGGTGGTGCATTTCGCCGACGAGGCGGTGCAGATCGGTCCGCCCGCGGCCAAACGCAGTTACCTGAATGCCGCGGCCGTGCTGGCGGCCGCCGAGCTCACCGGAGCGGATGCGATCCATCCCGGTTACGGATTCCTTTCCGAGTCATCGGATTTCGCCGACGCCTGCCGCGCGGCGGGCGTCACCCTGATCGGCCCGCCCGCCGACGTGATGGCCCAACTCGGTGACAAGCAGTCCGCGCGGACGCTGATGGCGAAGGCGGGCCTGCCGCTGCTGCCGGGCAGCCTCGACCCGCTGGAACTCGACGAGGCGCACGCGCTGGCGGACTCGATCGGATTCCCGGTGATCATCAAGGCCGCGGCGGGCGGCGGCGGGCGGGGCATGCAGGTGGTGCACGACAGCGCCGCCTTCCCACAGGCCTATCAGGAGACCAGGGCGACCGCGCGGATGTTGTTCGGCGACAGCCGGGTGTACTTGGAGAAGTACCTCGCCGCGGCCAGGCATGTCGAGATCCAGGTGCTGTGCGACGGTCACGGCAACGGAGTGCACCTCGGCGAGCGGGACTGCTCGGTGCAGCGTAGGCATCAGAAATTGATCGAGGAATCCCCCGCGCCGCTGCTTCCGGAGGGGCTGGCCGGGCGGATGGGCAAATCTGCGGTAGACGGTGTGCTCGAGGTGGGCTATGTCGGCGCCGGAACCGTGGAATTTCTGGTCGACCTGCACGGCAATTACTATTTTATGGAGGTGAACTGCCGAATTCAGGTCGAACATCCGGTCACCGAAATGGTGACGGGCATCGATCTGATCGCCGAACAGATCCGTATCGCGGCCGGGCAACCGCTCGGCATCAATCAGGAAGATATCGTGCTTCGCGGCGCGGCAATTGAATGCCGAATAAATGCCGAAGATCCGTCCTATGAATTCGCACCCGCGCCCGGAGTGCTGGCCGAATTCACTCCACCAGGGGGTCCTTTCGTCCGTGTCGATACACACGCGCACGCCGGTTATTCGATACCGCCGCATTACGATTCGCTGCTTGCCAAACTCGTGGTCTGGGCGCCGGACCGCGACCGGGCGCTCGCGCGGATGCGGCGGGCGCTGGAGGAGTTCCGGATCTCCGGCGCCCGCGTGGCGACGACGAGGGACTTTCTGCGTGAGGTGCTCGACCACCCGGCTATGCGCGCCGCGACGCACACCACCGCGCTGGTGGACGAGCTGCTCGGGCGGACGTGAGATGGGGCGGCCTTCGCCCGGGCCGGGCCCGGGCTGTCGGCCGCGTCCCTCAGGCGGTTTCGGCAGAAGTGGTGCGGAACTCGGGGGAGTGCCATCCGATCAGATAGCGGGCGTGACGGCTGTTCAGCATCGCGCTCACCGAGACATCGGAGGCGGCCAGGATGTCCCGGTGCAGCTTCTGCAGCTTCTGGCACGGGTCGAGGCCGAGCTCACGCTGCATCGAGCGGCTGAACTGCTGGTAGGAGGCCAAGGCGCGGGCACGCTGGCCCGAGCGGCACAGGGCGAACATGTAGTAGGCCTGCAGCCGCTCGTGCAGCGGGTGCTGGATGGTCAGCCGCGCCAGGTCGGGGCACACCTCGCGGTGCCTGCCCAGGCGCAGCTCCGCTTCCACCCGCAGCTCCATGTTGGCCAGCCGCAGGTGGTCCAGGTGCGAGATCTCCGCCGCGAGCGGGATTCCGCCCTCCACGTCGACCAGCGCGGGACCGCTCCACAGCGCCTCCGCCGCGCTGAACAGATCCACCGCGCGCTGGTCGTCGCCGGCCTTGGCGGCGCACCGGGCGGCCACGGACATGGACTGATAGTCACGCAAATCGAAAACGCAGTCCTTCACATTGAACGAATAGCCCTTGCTGCGGGTGCGGAGAAAACGTTCGGCCACCTCTGCCTGTCCCACACCGAGCCGTTCGGCCATCTTCTTCCGAATGCCGAGCACATAGGTCTGCACGACCGTGACCGCGCTGCGCGGCGGATCGGCATTCCATAATTCTTCGATCAGTGTGGTCACCGGGACGACGGTGTCATGCCTGACCAGGAGCAAAGCCAGCAACTGTCGCTGCTTCTGCGCGGTCGGCGTTGCATTGTGATTGTTGAGAGCGAGCGTCAATGGACCTAACACGCGCGCGTACACTGGATTATTCACCGGGAGCTCTCCTACGGGCGACATTCCCCCCGACCGACGTGAGATTCTCAATCCCCACCGCGCTGTAGGTATTGTCCAGACTATCGAGAAATCCGTATCGAATCGATGAAAACTGGGTAATATCAGGGTAAACGCGCCGCAGTCGGCCGTTGAATTCCCCTCTGTTGCAAGGAGATTCGCGTGTTGTTTGCGGAACCGTCAGCGGCGGCGAATTCGTAGGATGTTGTCTTTCCTGGTGCCCGGCTGTCCCTCCGGTCCGGCGTGTTCGCGCTCGACGACCTCGTCGACCTCCACCTGCCACTCGGCGGGGTCCAACGCCAGCCCGGTATGCACCTCGGCGGTGGTCGGGAACCAAACGTCGAACGGCGGCTCCACCACCCAGTTCGGCCATTCCGCATGCCCGACGATCAGCAGCAGCCCACCCGGCGCGACCGCCTCGGCCGCCCGGCGCAGGATCCTCGTCCGCTCACCGTCCTGAGCGGGCGGTGAGTGCAGAAACTGTGCCGTGACGAGATCGAAAAGCCCGGATGGAAAACTCTCGGCGAGGTCGTGCCGCTGCCAATCGATCTTCTCCGACACCCCCCGCCGCTGTGCCTCGGCCCGCGCGCGGGCAAGCGCGGTCTCCGAGACGTCGGCGGCGGTGACCTGCCAGCCATGTTCGGCCAGCCAGATCGCGTCGGCGCCCTCGGCGCAGCCCAGATCCAGCGCCGAACCCGGTGCTACCGTGGCGATCTCGCGCACGAGCAGAACGTTGGGCCGTCCCGACCAGACCTGCTCGCGCTCGGAGTAGAAGGCCTCCCAGTACTCCACCGTCGTCGGCGTCGCCCCGTCCGCGTGCTGATGTGTGCTCATGAGCCCTACGATCCACCGCTTGTAAAGAATCGGCAAATATCGTTGCCGCTTCGGCAACGCCTTCCCGGCAGTCGGGGCGACATGCGGCCGAGCGGTGTGCTCCGGGTCGTCGGGTCGTCCTGCTGTGCACGGGCGGGTCAATACTCGTCGAGCGGGTCGCGCGAGAGCATCCCTTCGGCGGCGCGGAGGCGACTGGTCATGGCGGTCAGCAAATCGATGGAATCATCGGAAAGGCCGATGGCCGTGTGGATCAGCCTGCGCAGCCGCTGGCCGGCGAACCGGTCGGCAACTGCGCCATCGTGCTCCGTCGGGCTGTCGTGCTCGGTCGGTGTGGCACCGAGCTTTCGGTCGAGATTCACGCCAGGGTACTCACAATCGGTCATCGGGCTCCAGGAACCATGGTGGATGCGCTGGACCGCACCCCGGAACGACGAGGAGGTACGGGCGGGATCGTTCCGGGGCGCAGCGTACCTCGCACCCACTGCGTCACGGGACCAGGTCGGAGGGGTTGCACGTGGTGTCCCTGCCGCAGTCGGATCGGCTCGCCCGTGCTGTAGCCGTGCCCGCTCCGGGGTAGGGACGATACTCATTGTTCCACTGCCCCTGTGCTTTTCGACGCACCACCCCTCCGACGCCGTGCGTCGGCGTGCTCCGTCCCTGACCGATGGTGGACGGTGCACCCCAACTCCCAGTGCCCATTCCTGGGAAATCCGCTGCGTCGGAGGCCGCACTGCCCGGCATGCCGCCGGTGCTGGTGCTCGGTCGAGGGCGAGGTCGAGCAAGGCGACGCGGAACCGGAGCCGCCGCGCCCCCGATGTCGAGCACCGCCGCGAGTACCGCCGGAAATCGGGCGCCGACCGCACCCCGCACATGACACGATGGGTGGCGGCCGATGCAAATACCGACTGGTGAGG carries:
- a CDS encoding beta-ketoacyl-[acyl-carrier-protein] synthase family protein, which gives rise to MSRRVVVTGLGVRAPGGSGKDEFWKLLSEGRTATRRISFFDASPYRSQVAGEADFDPVREGLSPREIRRMDRAVQFAVVCAREAVADSGLDVAAVDPHRLGVSLGSAVAAATSLEREYLVLSDSGKNWLVDESYLSPHMFDYMVPSVMPAEVAWSVRAEGPVAMVSNGCTSGLDSVGHAVQLIREGSADVMVAGASDTPITPIVVACFDAIKATTPRNDEAEVASRPFDNSRNGFVLAEGAAMFVLEEYESARKRGARIYAEISGYATRCNAYHMTGLKADGREMAEAIRVALDESRIDPTGVDYINAHGSGTRQNDRHETAAVKRSLGGHAYATPMSSIKSMVGHSLGAIGSVEIAASLLALEHQVVPPTANLHEPDPECDLDYVPLVARDHRMDTVLTVGSGFGGFQSAMVLRKTEAVAA
- the accA gene encoding acetyl-CoA carboxylase carboxyl transferase subunit alpha, encoding MKSAHRPDGAADWVLCPACLIPLYGKRFARDLGVCGECGRHTPITAEQRIVQLADQGRFEPLPGTATDDDPLSFTDTKPYRDRLAAARARTGMHDAVLCAHATVEGHPVVIAAMDFRFLGGSLGTAVGEMITAAAETALAQRIPLLIVTASGGARMQEGPLSLMQMAKTSAALEQLDRAGILTVTLITDPTYGGVAASFATLTDVLIAEPGARLGFAGRRVIEQTIRQELAPKFQTAEFLLERGLIDMIVPRAGLRQALGGLLRVAALVDPTESLVSADPGVITDPDRLAENDPWAQVRRARTPQRPTALDYFALAFDEFRELRGDRISGDCPAVVGGTAWLGTQPVMVIGHQKGHEPKELMERNFGMPTPAGYRKAARLMRMAEKLGLPVITLIDTPGAYPGATAEEQGQAIVIAENIRLMSALRVPVVSVVIGEGGSGGALALGVANRVLMFANGTYSVISPEGCAAIVWNDPAAAPKAAAALALTARDLLRLGVVDAVLPEPGDDVAAAPVAAAEQLYRALAATLGELVGRSGVELADERRARFRRFGARPQVLVRSVA
- a CDS encoding acetyl-CoA carboxylase biotin carboxylase subunit; translation: MFEKILIANRGEIALRVARTCRELGIRTVAVHSVADADSAVVHFADEAVQIGPPAAKRSYLNAAAVLAAAELTGADAIHPGYGFLSESSDFADACRAAGVTLIGPPADVMAQLGDKQSARTLMAKAGLPLLPGSLDPLELDEAHALADSIGFPVIIKAAAGGGGRGMQVVHDSAAFPQAYQETRATARMLFGDSRVYLEKYLAAARHVEIQVLCDGHGNGVHLGERDCSVQRRHQKLIEESPAPLLPEGLAGRMGKSAVDGVLEVGYVGAGTVEFLVDLHGNYYFMEVNCRIQVEHPVTEMVTGIDLIAEQIRIAAGQPLGINQEDIVLRGAAIECRINAEDPSYEFAPAPGVLAEFTPPGGPFVRVDTHAHAGYSIPPHYDSLLAKLVVWAPDRDRALARMRRALEEFRISGARVATTRDFLREVLDHPAMRAATHTTALVDELLGRT
- a CDS encoding AfsR/SARP family transcriptional regulator, translated to MTTLIEELWNADPPRSAVTVVQTYVLGIRKKMAERLGVGQAEVAERFLRTRSKGYSFNVKDCVFDLRDYQSMSVAARCAAKAGDDQRAVDLFSAAEALWSGPALVDVEGGIPLAAEISHLDHLRLANMELRVEAELRLGRHREVCPDLARLTIQHPLHERLQAYYMFALCRSGQRARALASYQQFSRSMQRELGLDPCQKLQKLHRDILAASDVSVSAMLNSRHARYLIGWHSPEFRTTSAETA
- a CDS encoding class I SAM-dependent methyltransferase codes for the protein MSTHQHADGATPTTVEYWEAFYSEREQVWSGRPNVLLVREIATVAPGSALDLGCAEGADAIWLAEHGWQVTAADVSETALARARAEAQRRGVSEKIDWQRHDLAESFPSGLFDLVTAQFLHSPPAQDGERTRILRRAAEAVAPGGLLLIVGHAEWPNWVVEPPFDVWFPTTAEVHTGLALDPAEWQVEVDEVVEREHAGPEGQPGTRKDNILRIRRR